TGGCACAACGTTTAGACGGCCACGAAGGAGCCATTCATGATCTCATCTTCAATGCTAGGGGCGATCGCCTCATATCTAGCGGAGCAGATGGCACCGTGCGGATTTGGGATCTCAGCGGACAGATGCTGCAGGTGCTGTCTACCGAGGAAGACCAACGATTGCTAGGTCTCGACGCCCATCCCACCAGAGATTGGATTATGGTCGGCGGTGGTCAAAACCTCTATCTTTGGGATTTAGAGGGTAGACTTTTGCAGACCCTACCGGTCAAACAAGCGATCACCGACGCCGCCTTCAGTCCTCAAGGGCAATCTCTAGCAACCGCCAGCATTGATGGATCGGTCAACCTTTGGCAGATTGGCTCAGACGGTCAACTAACCCCAACAGGTTCCATCACCAACTATTCAAGCCCCATCCATCGCATCAGCTTTAGCCCCAGCGGTAACCGTCTAGCGGCTAGTCGAGAAGACGGTATGATTCAGGTCTGGGATTTAGATGACAATGCCCGCAATACTGCCATCAGTGCCATCCTCAGCGGTCATCGCGGCAGCATCTTCGCCCTAGGGTTTGGAGGCATGGACGATCGCCTCATTTCCGGCGGGCATGATGGCCGGCTGATGGTTTGGGATCTGGCCGAAATTCTTGAGATCACAGAGCTCGACTATGCCTGTGCATGGGTTCAGGATTATCTCCGGCAGCTCGAGGGCGATCGCGCCCTATGTCGCAACCTAGATCAACAGGATAGCTCCTCATTCTTCAATGTTCAGACCGAACCCTAGCCTAAGCCAGCACCTTACTTCCGCAGGATGGCGTCCTCATCTCAGCGATCGCCTCCTTGCCCTCTGTAGGAAAATCAGTCACAATACGGGGACATTAATTACCGTTATATAGATACGTGCACGATGCGGATCGGGCTCCGGTCACATAGTTCGCGATTGAGGATCATCAACCCCTCATCCTAGAAGGATTAGATGATTTTCTCGCAAAGGCTACTTGTTTCAGCCCACGATCTCAAGCCGACATAATTATTGTTTTTCACCCTTCATGACTGACCAGGACTCAATCGGTGACTCTCCAAACCCAACTTCCGCCAGACATCCACGCCACTGAGCACATCACCCGCCAGATGATTGTGATCCTTGACTTTGGTTCACAGTATTCTGAACTTATCGCGCGACGAATTCGCGAAACCCAAGTCTATTCTGAAGTGCTTTCCTACCGCACCACGGTTGAGCAACTCCAGCAGCTCAATCCTAAGGGCATTATTCTATCGGGTGGTCCAAGCTCCGTCTATGACGACAACGCTCCCCACTGCGATCCCAAGATTTGGGATCTAGGCATCCCGGTGCTAGGGGTGTGCTACGGCATGCAGTTGATGGTGCAACAGTTGGGTGGCAGCGTCGAGCGGGCCCTGCGCGGTGAGTATGGCAAAGCATCGCTCTACATCGATGATCCTACCGACTTGCTCACCAACGTAGATGACGGCACCACCATGTGGATGAGTCATGGAGACTCCGTCAAGGCGTTACCCGATGGCTTTGAGCTGCTCGCCCACACCGACAATACTCCCTGCGCCGCGATCGCCCACCATGAGCGCAAGCTCTACGGCGTCCAGTTCCATCCTGAAGTGGTGCATTCCATCGGTGGTCTGGCGCTGATTCGTAACTTTGTCTATCACGTCTGCTGCTGCGAACCAACTTGGACAACCGAAGCGTTCGTGGAAGATGCTATTCGTGAAATCCGGGCCCGCATCGGCGACAAGCGTGTGCTGCTGGCGCTCTCCGGCGGCGTTGACTCCTCAACCCTGGCGTTTTTGCTGCACCAGGCCATTGGGGATCAGCTCACCTGCATGTTCATCGACCAAGGCTTCATGCGCAAGTATGAGCCAGAGCGCCTGGTGAAATTATTCCACGAACAGTTCCACATTCCCGTAGTACACGTTCAGGCCCGCGATCGCTTCTTGGCGGTCATTGAAGGCATCAGCGATCCCGAGGAAAAACGTAAGCGCATTGGCCACGAGTTCATTCAGGTTTTTGAAGAAGAATCCAAGCGTCTTGGCCCCTTCGACTACCTAGCCCAGGGCACCCTTTACCCTGATGTGATCGAGTCAGCCGATACCAACGTCGATCCCAAAACCGGGGAACGGGTAGCCGTCAAGATCAAGAGCCACCATAACGTGGGTGGACTACCCAAGGATCTGCGCTTTAAACTCGTCGAGCCCCTGCGCAAGCTGTTTAAAGACGAAGTGCGGAAGGTAGGACTCTCTATCGGATTGCCAGAAGAGATTGTCAAACGCCATCCCTTTCCGGGCCCGGGTCTAGCCATTCGTATTCTGGGCGAAGTAACGGCAGAAAAGCTGAGCATTTTGCGCGATGCTGATTTCATCGTGCGTCAGGAGATCAACCAACGCGGTCTGTATAATGACTTCTGGCAAGCCTTTGCCGTGCTGCTGCCTATTCGCAGCGTTGGGGTGATGGGCGATCAACGCACCTACGCCTACCCAATCGTGTTGCGCTGCGTTTCTAGTGAAGATGGCATGACGGCTGACTGGTCGCGCGCCCCCTACGATTTACTAGAGGCGATTTCCACCCGGATTGTCAACGAAGTCAAGGGTGTCAATCGCGTCGTGTACGATATTACGTCCAAGCCCCCAGGCACCATCGAGTGGGAATAAGCACCCTTCGCGATCGCCCCTTGTGAACCACTAAGAATCAACAAAATTTGAGGGAAACCTGGATCAATCCAGCCCCTCAGATCGTTTACAATGGATCGCCGGGATGCGATCGCTGAGTCTCCAAGTGAAACGACACTCCATGGATGAGATGGGACGTTGCTTGAAAGACAACGCTCGTCATCTAACTTAATCTATCATGTTGGTTTTCCACAGGTTTTCCACAGGTTTTTCCCAAGTGCCTGTGGAAAACTATGCCATTTCCTGTGGAAAACTCGCTTTTCCTGTGGAAAACCTGTGGAAAACCTCCGCAATAATGTGGAGAGTTGTAATCCTGGGTAAGGGGATCCTGACGTCGCGATCGCCCCAAATCTCTCCTTCGAGTACCTCACATTCAAAGCCCCGTGCTCTGATCACGTGAGCTTGGGTCAAAGATGTATTTAGCTTCATAATTCATCCCCCATACAGCGCCCAGCTCAGTCATTCCTTCACACTTGATCCTGACCATGGATCCGCAGAATTACCTTTGGCACGCTTTCTGGCAGCACGTAAGATAACAGTAAGAACTGTTGCCATCCTCACCACTCTTGCTGAGTTTATGGTTGAGCGCTGAAGCCCATTACTTTTTTCTCCCATGTTCGGTTTAAGCTCCTCCAACGGGCAGATCAATCTAGCGATCGCCCGTGATTTACCAGTGCTGTCCGCCACCATGACCCTCGCTGAGGCAATAGCTGGAATCCACGAGTTCCAGACATCACATCATGCTACCCATGCATCATCAGCTTGCTGCGCCCTAGTTATGGAGCATAACAACCTAGTCGGACTGGTAAGTGATCGCAATATTGTAGCCGCCTTAGCCGCAGGACAGATCCCCGCCCAAACGCTCGTCGGCGAGATCATGACACCTCCCCCCAGCCCCATCTCGTTGGCAGATATATCTGATCTCTCTCTCATCCTGCCCCTGCTCCAGCAGGCAAACCATTGCTGTATTCCGGTGGACGATCAGGGACATATCGTGGGTTGTCTTAACGCCGCCCACGTTTTACAAATGCTTGGCAGTCAACAACTCTCCCCTGGGCCTTCCAGCCCTAAACCCGTCATTCTGGGCGTTCCCACACCCTGCTCTCGCCTCCAAAGCATGATCGCCACCAGTCCTGCGGTCATGTTTACCTGCCGCCCAGAGGGAGACTACAAAACTACCTTTGTAAGTGCAAATATCCAAGACCTGCTGGGATACTCGCCCCATATGTTTGTCCAAGAGCCAAACCTTTGGAGCGATCGCCTCCATCCTGACGATCGCGATCGCCTCCTCAGTGCCCTAGCGCTCTTGCCGACCCAAGGCGTTCAAAAGCACGAGTATCGTTTTCTACACCACGACGGTCACTATCTCTGGCTCGGTAGCGGTTTGCGGATGGTGTTTGATCCCCAAGGCACCCCCGTTGAAATTGTGGGCTATGTCATTGATATCACGGAGCAAAAACAGATTGAGCAGCGCCTGAAGCAGCAAGCGGCCCATCTCAGTGCCGCCCAGCGCATCGCCAATCTAGGCAGTTGGGAGTTTGATATCCAGACCGGAGCAATCACCTGGTCACCCCAAAGCTTTGTGGTCTTTGGTTTTGAGGCAGCTGATGGTGAACCGGCCCTAGAGCAGCTTGAGGCTCGCTTTAGCCCAGAAGCCCGCCTGCATCACCGCCACGTGTTGGAGCAGGCGATCACCCAGCAAACACCCTACAGTCTAGAAATTGAATTTAATCGTCCCGATGGATCCCTAGGCTGGGTAGCAGCTCGGGGAGAACCCATCTTTGACGCCAGCGGGCAACTCAGTCGCTTCGTCGGCACGATCCTTGATATCACCGATCGTAAACTTGCCGACATGAAACGCAAATGTAGCGAAGCTCGCTACCGCGCCATCGTAGAAGACCAAACGAACTTAATTTGTCGTTTCTTGCCAGACGGTCGACTCACCTTTGCAAACAATGCCTACTGTCAATATGTACAGATTGATCCAGAGCTCGACATTGGTTACTCTCTTGAGCAACTGATACCATCCGAAGAATATGCCCATATCCGGGAACTGCTGTCCCACCTAACTCCCGAAACACCCACCATCACCACCGAGCAAAAAACCTGCACGGCTAGCGGTGAAGAACGCTGGCAGCTATGGACGGATCGGGCCATGTTTGATGAGCAAGGACAGGTGATCGAGTATCAATCAGTGGGGCATGACATTACCGATCGCAAACGTATTGAACTAGAGCTACAGCGCAGCGAGACCCGCTATCGAGCGATCGTGGAAGACCAAACGGAGATGATTTGCCGCTTTCGCCCGGATGGCTCCCTCAGTTTTGCCAACACCGCCTACCGTCGCTATTTCAACCTAGACACCACCTTGCTGGATGAAAATGCCATCTGGCAATACATTCCTGATGATGAGCTAGATTTTGTGCGCACGAAGGTGCTAGGACTAACCCCAGAAAATCCTACGGTGACCTATGAACACCGGGTTCAGCTTCCTGATGGCACCACAGCTTGGCAATTGTGGACCGATCGCGCCATTTTTGACGACCAAGGCCAGTTGTTGGAATATCAATCCGCAGGCCGCGATATTACCGATCGCAAACACGATGAGCAGCAGTTGCGGCAGGTGTCAGAACGGTTAGCCCTAGCGCTCAAGTCCGGCGCGATCGGCATCTGGGAATGGGACTTGGTGCAGGATCATTTAGTCTGGGATGAGCAAATGTATCGCCTGCACGGGCGATCGCCCGATGATCCTGTCAAAAACGGAGCAGATTGGCAGCAGAACCTTCACCCCGAGGATCGCCAAGCTACAGAAGTTGTTCTAAAACAAGCACTCCAGGGAGAACAAGAGTTTGACGCTACCTTTCGGATTATCTGGCCCGATGGCAGCCAGCACTTCATTAAAGCCTATGGGCAGGTGCAGCGCAGTTCCCAGGGGCAACCCGTGCGCATGGTCGGCATTAATTTTGATATCACCAAACGGCAAAAAGCCCAGGAGCGCATCCAAGTTCAAAATGACCAGCTCAGCCGCGCCAACCTAGAGCTAGAGCGGGCCACTCGGCTCAAGGATGAGTTCTTAGCCAGCATGAGCCATGAACTGCGCACGCCCCTCAATGCCATTTTGGGCATGTCGGAGGGGCTACAGGAGGATATTTTCGGAGCGCTGAATCCTCGACAACAGAAGGCGATCGCCACCATTGAGCGCAGTGGGCAGCATTTACTAGAGCTGATTAACGATATTCTTGACCTATCCAAAATCGAGGCAGGCAAGCTGGAGCTACAGCCTAGCCTCGTATCCATCAGCACCCTCTGCCAAGCTAGCTTAGCCTTCGTGCAAGAAGAGGCGATGCGGAAACATATTCACCTAGACCACCGCATTCAGGGGGTGACATCCCTCTATGCCGATGAGCGTCGTTTGCGGCAAATTTTAATTAACTTGCTGGTGAATGCCGTGAAGTTTACCCCTGATGGCGGCGTTGTGTCCCTTACCGTAACGTGCCAATCTCCTGCACAACCTCTCGATCTGTCTAGCCCATCCAACCTATCGACCCTGCCAAGCGTTGTTTTCTCGATCAACGATACGGGCATCGGCATTGCCGAGAGCGATCGCACAAAACTCTTCCAACCGTTTGTCCAAATTGATAGCGCCCTCAATCGAAAACATACGGGCACCGGACTGGGGCTGTCTCTAGTCAAACGTTTAGTAGATCTACACGGCGGCGATATCACCGTCAATAGCACCCCAGGACAAGGAAGCTGCTTCTCAGTAAAGATTCCCTACGTCCATCCTCCCATCCTACCTACCGTAACCCTTGCAGAGAAGGAAGCCAGTCCCCTAGCGATCGCGTCACCCACAAATGTGCAATCGGTTCTGATTATTGAAGATTCACAAGACGTGGCAGATCAACTCCAGCGTTATTTAACCGAGCTAGGCGTGTCTTCTACGGTGTGCCGACGTGGGGAGGATGCGATCGCTCAAGCCAAGACGTTCATGCCGTCATTAATTATTTTAGACCTCCTGCTGCCAGAGGCGTCAGGCTGGGAAATTTTAACACAGCTTAAGGATACCCAGATAACAGCTCATATCCCGGTCATCATTGCCTCAGTGGTAGATGAGCAAAATCAAGGGTTAGCATTAGGAGCAGTGGATTACTTAGTCAAACCCATTACTCGAGTCCATCTCCATGCAGCCATCCGCCGTCTTCAGCCAGCACTCTCGCTGATGCAAGCAGGACGCGATCGCCTCGTTCCTGACATCATTACGCCCAACTATCCTAACCATCATCGTGACGCTGTCATTCTGGTCGCAGAAGACAACCTAGCCAATATTGAAACGATCGCAGACTACCTCACCCTCAAAGGCTACCATCTCATTTATGCCCATAATGGTTATGAGGCTGTCAATCTAGCCCGCGTTCACACCCCAGACATCATTCTGATGGATATTCAGATACCTGGGTTAAGCGGGCTAGATGCCATTCATCAAATTCGAACTACCATTTCCCCAACCATGCCCATTATTGCGATGACAGCATTGGCTATGCTAGACGATCGCGATCGATGTCTTCTGGCTGGAGCCAACGATTACTTAACCAAACCAATTCGGTTAAAGCTGCTGTTAGAAACAATTCAACAGCTTTTGCCGCATCCTGAATGAGCGTCTTCCAGCCTTGATCAACAAATCTAGACCCACCCAATCCACCTATAGCACCGTTCCGAATTATCTATGAAAACGGTATTTTGGTATGACAAGCTCAGCGTCCATTCTAGTTATCGATGACGAACCTGATAATTTTGATGTCATCGACACCTTTTTGCACGATGAAAACGTCCAGCTATACTATGCCTCCAGCGGAAGCCGTGCCATCGCTCGATTACACGATATTCAACCTGATGTCATTTTGATGGATGTGATGATGCCCCATATGAGCGGCATCGAAGCCTGTCAGATCATTAAAGCCGATCCCCAGTGGCAGGGAATTCCGATCATTATGGTCACGGCATTAACTAGTAAGGATGACTTATCGCGTTGTTTGAATGCCGGAGCCGATGACTTTATCAGCAAACCCGTCAATGGCACAGAACTACGGGCCAGGGTCAAGTCGATGTTGCGTATCCGACAGCAATATGCGAGTGTCCAGAACCTATTGAGACTGCGCGAAGATATGGTCAACATGATTGTCCATGATCTGCGCACGCCCCTATCTAGCATCGTGCTATCGGCAGATATGCTGCAAAGCGGTCAGCTCACGGAAGCGAAACAGCACCGTAAAGCCGAGCAGATTATGACGGCTGCTCGCCAATTGCAAGCCCTGATTGATGACCTGCTGATCATGGCGCGCCTCGAAGATGGTCAGATGCTGGTCGATCGCTCCACGGTGGACTTAAGACATCTGTGTAAAAAAGCCTTGGAAGAATTTGAGGCGATCGCCCAGCAGAAACGTCTAGACTTGGTGGGCGAACTGTCCGATCAGTTGAATCCCATTCATGTCGATGCTGCCATGTTGCGCCGGGTGATTGATAACTTACTGTCCAATGCCGTCAAGTTTTCTCCCAAGGGCAGCCAAGTTGTCCTCAGAGCAGATTCGTTGGATCAATCCACTATTATTCAGGTGGCGGATCAGGGTACAGGCGTACGCATTGACCTCAGACAAATTATCTTTGAGAAATATGAAACGGGCATGAATGCTGAGGGCGTCACTCAATTGGGGCTTGGACTAGCCTTCTGTAAGCTAGCGGTGGAGGCCCACGGTGGCGATATTCGGGTTGATGATAACTATCCCCATGGTTCGGTCTTTACGATTTCACTACCCAGTTACGTCGGTGGATCTCAATCAACCACGGTGTAGGGTGCTGTTAGGCGTAGCCGTAACGCACCGTCTTGTCATGCTTTGATGCGTTTACCAATTCTTGGATTGCCTGCTACATTTACCCTCACCCTAAATCCCTCTCCCAGAGGACGAGGGACTTTCACATCAATAGGGCTCCATGCTGAGAAGCTAAGACTCAGACTCTGGTTACACCGAACGCGGGGCAGCCTGTTTCCATTGAACGACGACGAGGACAATGAACAAAACCACCGAGGCAGCGATCGCTACCGGTGACACCAGCCCTTGATCAGCATGACGAACCGCGATCGCCACAAACGCCCAGATCAAAACACCGGCAAACACCACATCCCGATAGAGAAAGGCCATCACACTTCCCAGCAACGTAGCCACCGCCAGCATAATCACCGTCCACGCGGGTCTTCCTAATCCCAACTCCGTCCAGCCTGTACTGTAGAGAGCGATCGCGCCATTCACAATGGTGGCCACGCTAATCCAGCCCAGATATAGGCTCAGCGGTCGGTTCACCAACCAGCGATCGCGGCGGCTAGGCGTCACGGTCTGCCGCTGGTGGTAATAGCCATAGGCTAGCGCGATGAGAATGGCCGCCATGGCAACCATGGAGCCCCAAAAGAATCGGTATAGAAACAAGAATACCCAAACGCCTTGAGCCACAGAGCTGAGGATCAGGGCATGGCGCACGGGGTTGAGGTCAGAGCGCGATCGCTGGCTGGGTAATAGCTGATAAACGCCAAAAGCAATTAGCCCCAGGTAAATCAAGCCCCAGATAATAAAGGCATAGTTGGCAGGGATAATCATCACATCCCCAAACACCCGATTGGAGATTGCGCCAATGGACTCGCCATTGATGGGGGCAATGTTCGACCAAGCATTGACAAGGAAGGTGCCTATAATGGCAACGATAGTCGCGTAGGGGCGAGCTTTGGCGATAAAAGTCGGCTGGACTGGCATGGGCGATCGCAATTCATAACGATACTTCTAGTATGGGAGACATTTCCCTCCCTTGCCCTATACCCACCAGCCGAAATTCCCGCACCGCGGCCTATGCCCCAGGCTAGACCTGTCCTAGGCCACTACAAAGTTCACCAGCTTGCCCGGCACCACAATCACCTTCTTGAGGGTCTTGCCTTCGAGGTAACGCTGGGCCACCTCAGAGGCTGTGGCAAACTTTTCCAGTTCTGCCTTGCTGGCAGCGGCAGGCACTTGGATGGTGCCTCGGGTTTTGCCCATAATCTGAATCACCAGGGTAATTTCGTCTACTACCAAGGCCTCCGGATCATGGCTGGGCCAGGGGTGCTGATGCACCGACTCGCTGTACCCCAACCCCTGCCATAGCTCTTCGGCAATGTGGGGAGCAAAGGGAGCCATAAGGATCACCAGAGTTTCGATGCCTTCGTGGTATACCGCTGAGGTCTTGCAGTTGGCGTCACCGAGGGCGTTGCTCAGCTTCATCAGCTCCGACACCGCCGTATTGAACTGGTAGTCGCCGTCGATGTCCTCGGTGATGTCTTTGATCGCCAAGTGCACCGCCCGCCGCAGATCCTTTTCCGCCTTGGACAGGGTCTCGGGCAGGGTCGGCACAGGGGAGGGGGAACGGTAGTCGGTCACCAGCCGCCACACGCGGTTCAAGAAACGGGACTGCCCTTCCACGTCGGCATCATCCCACTCCAGATCCTTCTCCGGCGGCGCTTTGAACAGGATAAACATGCGGGCAGTATCCACCCCATACTTGGCAATCACATCCTCCGGAGCCACGCCATTGCCCTTAGATTTAGACATGGTGGCATAGAGACGCTCTAGGGGTTCGCCGGTGTCTGGATCGCGAGGATCGGTGGGATCGGCAA
This window of the Candidatus Obscuribacterales bacterium genome carries:
- the guaA gene encoding glutamine-hydrolyzing GMP synthase, coding for MTLQTQLPPDIHATEHITRQMIVILDFGSQYSELIARRIRETQVYSEVLSYRTTVEQLQQLNPKGIILSGGPSSVYDDNAPHCDPKIWDLGIPVLGVCYGMQLMVQQLGGSVERALRGEYGKASLYIDDPTDLLTNVDDGTTMWMSHGDSVKALPDGFELLAHTDNTPCAAIAHHERKLYGVQFHPEVVHSIGGLALIRNFVYHVCCCEPTWTTEAFVEDAIREIRARIGDKRVLLALSGGVDSSTLAFLLHQAIGDQLTCMFIDQGFMRKYEPERLVKLFHEQFHIPVVHVQARDRFLAVIEGISDPEEKRKRIGHEFIQVFEEESKRLGPFDYLAQGTLYPDVIESADTNVDPKTGERVAVKIKSHHNVGGLPKDLRFKLVEPLRKLFKDEVRKVGLSIGLPEEIVKRHPFPGPGLAIRILGEVTAEKLSILRDADFIVRQEINQRGLYNDFWQAFAVLLPIRSVGVMGDQRTYAYPIVLRCVSSEDGMTADWSRAPYDLLEAISTRIVNEVKGVNRVVYDITSKPPGTIEWE
- a CDS encoding PAS domain S-box protein gives rise to the protein MFGLSSSNGQINLAIARDLPVLSATMTLAEAIAGIHEFQTSHHATHASSACCALVMEHNNLVGLVSDRNIVAALAAGQIPAQTLVGEIMTPPPSPISLADISDLSLILPLLQQANHCCIPVDDQGHIVGCLNAAHVLQMLGSQQLSPGPSSPKPVILGVPTPCSRLQSMIATSPAVMFTCRPEGDYKTTFVSANIQDLLGYSPHMFVQEPNLWSDRLHPDDRDRLLSALALLPTQGVQKHEYRFLHHDGHYLWLGSGLRMVFDPQGTPVEIVGYVIDITEQKQIEQRLKQQAAHLSAAQRIANLGSWEFDIQTGAITWSPQSFVVFGFEAADGEPALEQLEARFSPEARLHHRHVLEQAITQQTPYSLEIEFNRPDGSLGWVAARGEPIFDASGQLSRFVGTILDITDRKLADMKRKCSEARYRAIVEDQTNLICRFLPDGRLTFANNAYCQYVQIDPELDIGYSLEQLIPSEEYAHIRELLSHLTPETPTITTEQKTCTASGEERWQLWTDRAMFDEQGQVIEYQSVGHDITDRKRIELELQRSETRYRAIVEDQTEMICRFRPDGSLSFANTAYRRYFNLDTTLLDENAIWQYIPDDELDFVRTKVLGLTPENPTVTYEHRVQLPDGTTAWQLWTDRAIFDDQGQLLEYQSAGRDITDRKHDEQQLRQVSERLALALKSGAIGIWEWDLVQDHLVWDEQMYRLHGRSPDDPVKNGADWQQNLHPEDRQATEVVLKQALQGEQEFDATFRIIWPDGSQHFIKAYGQVQRSSQGQPVRMVGINFDITKRQKAQERIQVQNDQLSRANLELERATRLKDEFLASMSHELRTPLNAILGMSEGLQEDIFGALNPRQQKAIATIERSGQHLLELINDILDLSKIEAGKLELQPSLVSISTLCQASLAFVQEEAMRKHIHLDHRIQGVTSLYADERRLRQILINLLVNAVKFTPDGGVVSLTVTCQSPAQPLDLSSPSNLSTLPSVVFSINDTGIGIAESDRTKLFQPFVQIDSALNRKHTGTGLGLSLVKRLVDLHGGDITVNSTPGQGSCFSVKIPYVHPPILPTVTLAEKEASPLAIASPTNVQSVLIIEDSQDVADQLQRYLTELGVSSTVCRRGEDAIAQAKTFMPSLIILDLLLPEASGWEILTQLKDTQITAHIPVIIASVVDEQNQGLALGAVDYLVKPITRVHLHAAIRRLQPALSLMQAGRDRLVPDIITPNYPNHHRDAVILVAEDNLANIETIADYLTLKGYHLIYAHNGYEAVNLARVHTPDIILMDIQIPGLSGLDAIHQIRTTISPTMPIIAMTALAMLDDRDRCLLAGANDYLTKPIRLKLLLETIQQLLPHPE
- a CDS encoding hybrid sensor histidine kinase/response regulator, whose protein sequence is MTSSASILVIDDEPDNFDVIDTFLHDENVQLYYASSGSRAIARLHDIQPDVILMDVMMPHMSGIEACQIIKADPQWQGIPIIMVTALTSKDDLSRCLNAGADDFISKPVNGTELRARVKSMLRIRQQYASVQNLLRLREDMVNMIVHDLRTPLSSIVLSADMLQSGQLTEAKQHRKAEQIMTAARQLQALIDDLLIMARLEDGQMLVDRSTVDLRHLCKKALEEFEAIAQQKRLDLVGELSDQLNPIHVDAAMLRRVIDNLLSNAVKFSPKGSQVVLRADSLDQSTIIQVADQGTGVRIDLRQIIFEKYETGMNAEGVTQLGLGLAFCKLAVEAHGGDIRVDDNYPHGSVFTISLPSYVGGSQSTTV